The proteins below come from a single Candidatus Polarisedimenticolia bacterium genomic window:
- a CDS encoding ankyrin repeat domain-containing protein, translated as MPDRLPLWLRILGVIAAPGAVFLAARLVYEQTWLTWRRGPQMVGFALAHSGLVFPLLLSTVLMLIWCGAVLGRSLWALWRGKSVSRHRWIVLAASIALLLVPLVPYGTWQRLAVGRLSSGPHAAEFLTYAAATGNLGVVKSLMRSGINLNAQNRDGSTALYAAVVGGQVQITEYLLAQGADVNLRNKWAHSPLHAAREMKRGDLITILLAHGATE; from the coding sequence GTGCCGGACAGGCTGCCGCTTTGGCTGCGCATCCTCGGAGTCATTGCGGCTCCCGGGGCCGTGTTCCTGGCGGCTCGCCTCGTCTATGAGCAGACATGGTTGACTTGGCGTCGTGGTCCGCAGATGGTGGGGTTCGCTCTGGCGCACTCGGGCCTGGTCTTCCCTCTGCTCTTGAGCACCGTGCTCATGTTGATCTGGTGCGGGGCGGTGCTCGGCCGCAGTCTGTGGGCTCTATGGCGGGGCAAGTCGGTCTCCCGACACCGTTGGATCGTGTTGGCCGCTTCAATCGCTCTCCTGCTCGTTCCCCTGGTGCCTTACGGCACCTGGCAGCGTCTTGCGGTCGGCCGTCTCTCGTCCGGCCCTCACGCGGCCGAGTTCTTGACCTATGCGGCCGCCACGGGGAACCTCGGCGTCGTGAAGAGCCTTATGCGTTCTGGAATTAATCTCAACGCTCAGAACCGCGACGGTTCGACCGCCCTCTATGCTGCGGTGGTTGGGGGGCAGGTGCAGATCACCGAGTATCTCCTCGCCCAGGGAGCGGACGTGAACCTTCGCAACAAGTGGGCTCACAGCCCGCTTCATGCGGCTCGTGAAATGAAGCGCGGGGATCTCATCACGATTCTCCTGGCCCATGGCGCTACCGAGTAG
- a CDS encoding DUF2167 domain-containing protein has protein sequence MRRQSAMAVVMVCVLSMAGPCAAESKGLPETPEEFEAKLGYQTGTVELAGGVATIHLPESFRFIGPEGSRRLLESGWGNPAGMAEGVLGMLIPSGVSPLSREGWGIVITYDQDGYVDDKDAASIDYNKMLKEMQEAALAANKERKKKGYEPVTLVGWAEPPSYDGATHKLYWAKELAFGGAPEHTLNYNIRILGRRGVLVLNAVSNMSELSAIRGQSKDILAAVDFNQGHRYTDFLPGKDKAAAYGVGGLILGAAAAKAGFFKLLWVAILGFKKLIIAGVVGVGALLKRVFGARKQNPYDAPNSGEYKT, from the coding sequence ATGAGAAGACAGTCCGCAATGGCCGTTGTTATGGTCTGCGTCCTTTCGATGGCGGGCCCGTGCGCTGCGGAGTCGAAGGGTCTTCCGGAGACGCCCGAGGAATTCGAAGCGAAGCTGGGATACCAGACGGGCACTGTCGAGCTCGCTGGGGGCGTGGCGACGATCCATCTGCCGGAGTCTTTCCGCTTCATCGGGCCGGAAGGGAGCCGCCGGCTCCTGGAGAGCGGCTGGGGAAATCCCGCCGGGATGGCGGAAGGCGTCCTGGGGATGCTAATCCCTTCCGGGGTGAGTCCTCTGAGCCGCGAAGGGTGGGGCATCGTCATCACCTACGACCAGGACGGCTACGTGGACGACAAGGATGCGGCGTCGATCGATTACAACAAGATGCTCAAGGAAATGCAGGAGGCCGCGCTCGCCGCGAACAAGGAGAGGAAAAAGAAGGGATACGAGCCGGTAACGCTCGTCGGCTGGGCGGAGCCTCCTTCCTACGACGGCGCAACACACAAGCTGTACTGGGCGAAGGAGCTCGCCTTCGGCGGTGCTCCGGAGCACACCCTGAACTACAACATCCGGATCCTCGGACGTCGCGGCGTCCTGGTTCTCAATGCAGTCTCCAACATGAGCGAGCTTTCCGCGATTCGCGGGCAGTCGAAGGACATTCTCGCCGCGGTCGATTTCAACCAGGGCCATCGCTACACCGACTTCCTCCCTGGGAAGGACAAGGCGGCGGCTTACGGAGTCGGAGGACTGATCCTCGGCGCGGCGGCGGCCAAAGCCGGGTTCTTCAAGCTGCTGTGGGTCGCGATTCTGGGATTCAAGAAGCTCATCATCGCCGGGGTCGTCGGGGTGGGCGCCCTCCTCAAGCGCGTCTTTGGCGCCAGGAAGCAAAACCCCTATGACGCGCCTAATTCAGGAGAATACAAGACGTAG
- a CDS encoding DUF4386 domain-containing protein, whose translation MDPDVVPIQRYARIAGVLGFVSIVAGGFGEAYVPAALVVWRDAAATAANITASESLFRWGFAGYLVEALCDVGLTLLLYLLLRVVRKDLALLSVFFRLIGTAGFAMAQVFHFAALPIVRGDDSLRVFSPEQLNTLALLSLKVSVYGQSVFTMFYGVGTILVGYLMVRSGFLPRFIGILLALTGIGFVAKTFTWVLAPPYSSPLLLLPAAVAALALTAWLLVKGVDAAKWMERADSR comes from the coding sequence TTGGACCCTGACGTCGTTCCCATCCAGAGATATGCCAGGATCGCGGGCGTCTTGGGTTTCGTCTCGATCGTGGCGGGGGGATTCGGCGAAGCCTACGTTCCGGCGGCGCTCGTGGTATGGCGGGATGCCGCGGCGACGGCTGCCAATATCACGGCCTCGGAGTCGCTATTTCGTTGGGGCTTCGCCGGCTATCTCGTCGAGGCCCTGTGTGACGTCGGGCTCACGTTGCTGCTCTATCTCTTGCTTCGGGTGGTTCGCAAGGACCTAGCCCTGCTCTCCGTCTTCTTTCGGCTCATCGGCACCGCGGGTTTCGCGATGGCCCAGGTCTTCCACTTCGCGGCCTTGCCCATCGTCAGAGGCGACGATTCGCTGAGGGTATTCTCCCCCGAGCAGCTGAATACCCTCGCGTTGCTGTCGCTCAAGGTGAGCGTCTACGGCCAGTCCGTGTTCACCATGTTCTACGGAGTCGGTACGATTCTGGTCGGCTACCTGATGGTCCGATCCGGTTTCCTGCCCCGATTCATCGGAATTCTCTTGGCGCTGACTGGCATCGGGTTCGTGGCCAAGACCTTCACGTGGGTCCTGGCGCCGCCGTATTCATCTCCGCTCCTTCTCTTGCCGGCGGCGGTCGCCGCGCTGGCGCTGACGGCCTGGCTGCTCGTCAAGGGAGTCGATGCCGCGAAATGGATGGAAAGGGCGGATTCCCGCTGA
- a CDS encoding amidohydrolase family protein yields the protein MRRLAALALLTFATRTLAAPGPAAPPPVDSHRKPIIDMHLHAFGLADGEAAPPNPVTKKPSAATSTAAIREGSLAALKRYNIVKAVTSGAPANVAAWRTAAPDTIIPGIHVDTYEPLPDLATLRADIQAGRVKVLGELALQYMGLSPSDPKLEPYFALAEELDIPVAIHTGLGPHGVPYDPCCPNFRVGLGNPLLVEEVLIRHPKLRVYLMHAGAPYLEETKAIMNVYRQVYADLGVIDWVIPREEFHEVLHSLMRAGFGKRLMFGSDQMVWPEAIGMAIEGVESAPFLTEEQKRDIFYNNAARFLRIEEAK from the coding sequence GTGAGGAGACTTGCCGCTCTGGCCTTGCTGACGTTCGCGACGAGAACGCTCGCGGCGCCGGGGCCGGCGGCACCGCCGCCGGTCGATAGCCACCGGAAGCCCATCATCGACATGCACCTGCATGCGTTCGGGCTGGCCGATGGGGAAGCGGCTCCGCCCAATCCGGTGACCAAAAAGCCTTCAGCCGCGACCTCGACGGCGGCGATCCGCGAGGGGTCGCTGGCCGCGCTGAAGCGCTACAACATCGTCAAGGCGGTCACCAGCGGAGCGCCGGCGAACGTCGCCGCGTGGCGCACGGCGGCTCCGGATACGATCATTCCCGGCATTCACGTGGATACCTACGAACCGCTCCCCGATCTCGCGACGCTGCGCGCCGACATTCAGGCCGGTCGCGTGAAAGTCCTGGGTGAGCTGGCGCTGCAGTACATGGGGCTGTCCCCGAGCGATCCCAAGCTCGAGCCTTACTTCGCGCTGGCGGAAGAGCTCGACATTCCGGTCGCGATTCACACGGGGCTTGGTCCTCACGGGGTACCCTATGACCCATGCTGCCCGAACTTCCGCGTCGGTCTCGGCAATCCGCTCCTGGTGGAGGAGGTGCTCATCCGGCATCCGAAGCTGCGCGTCTACCTGATGCACGCCGGCGCCCCGTACCTCGAAGAGACCAAGGCCATCATGAACGTGTACCGGCAGGTGTACGCGGATCTCGGGGTGATCGATTGGGTCATCCCTCGCGAGGAGTTCCACGAGGTTCTCCATTCGCTCATGCGCGCCGGGTTCGGCAAGCGATTGATGTTCGGCTCCGACCAGATGGTCTGGCCCGAAGCGATCGGCATGGCCATCGAGGGGGTGGAGTCGGCCCCATTCCTGACCGAGGAGCAGAAGCGGGACATCTTCTACAATAACGCCGCGCGATTCCTCAGAATCGAAGAAGCCAAGTAA
- a CDS encoding M28 family peptidase: MTRWIPPAVLAILLVGAAEGGFRAGGEPGSKPKHEPAAADRRTRSLAKEFQRDVEILAADSMEGRGLGTAGIGRAADWIESELRRRGLQPVFDGSFRQSFKVKMGVSMAKGNRLDGVPDADWATLGFSSTGEFSGPLAFAGYGIESPALGFEELKGLDLKGKVVLMLRYEPQEKDDASPFAGKKPSRWSGLRYKVLQARERGAAAVIFATGPLQDEGQDKVPALKNDGPESPAGIPVLQVKTSVAQKWLDRAKMDLKTFQETVDRDLVPRSVDAVGIDVAGRVALDATYAETANVAGKLPGRGSLAQDVVVIGAHYDHLGMGGERSMRPNETAIHNGADDNASGVVAALQIGTELRKLLETARERRTVVVALFSGEEVGLAGSSYFVDHPPFPLMRTIAMINLDMVGRLRDNLLAALGSDSAPEWKAEIDRARQAAGLEVTAHGDGYGPSDQTSFYASGVPVLHLFTGAHEQYHTPDDDASTLDAEGAARITEFAVELARHLSQEPIRLTYNKSGSAPFSSGDSRGYGAYLGTVPDYRAMEATEGGVLLADVRKDGPADRAGIRGGDRIVEMAGTRIENLYDMTYALQDHKPGETITVVVVRQDKPSTFRATLGDRAAMTKEPAPAASPGTPAPAASTAAKPAAPAAESAPSKSALPAAPGSPASAHDTPTPSAEGAVASFYEGRPGPDFQVGAGKPYGKIVEGERHLKEIRQLTFGGENAEPYFAPDGRQVIFQATPPGGGCDQEFILDLATGAIRRISSGKGRTTCGYWDWPEADRVVYSTTEGAGASCPPPPDHSQGYVWALYDSYDIVEAKPDGSGVRRLTETPGYDAEATWCHRGGKLIFTSDRNGDLDLYVMDEAGETKRMTHEEGYDGGAFFSPDCSEIVWRASRPQGPELEEYRQLLKKGLIRPHSLEIYMMKADGTGARPLTSNGAANFCPTFTADGNRILFSSNMGPGGKREFDLYLVGRNGGEPERITFSPGFDGFPHFSPDGRWLIWSSNRADPASHETNLFIARWAD, from the coding sequence ATGACACGGTGGATCCCTCCGGCAGTCCTGGCCATTCTTCTCGTCGGCGCGGCGGAGGGCGGCTTCCGCGCCGGTGGCGAGCCTGGCTCCAAGCCGAAGCACGAGCCTGCGGCGGCCGACCGGCGGACGCGGAGCCTGGCGAAAGAATTCCAGCGCGACGTGGAAATCCTCGCGGCCGACTCCATGGAAGGGAGGGGTCTGGGAACCGCCGGGATCGGACGCGCCGCCGACTGGATCGAGTCCGAGCTGCGGCGCCGTGGGCTCCAGCCGGTCTTCGACGGCAGCTTCCGGCAGTCCTTCAAGGTGAAGATGGGCGTGTCGATGGCGAAGGGAAACCGCCTCGACGGCGTCCCGGACGCCGACTGGGCGACGCTCGGCTTCTCGAGCACCGGGGAGTTCTCGGGCCCGCTGGCGTTCGCCGGATACGGTATCGAGTCCCCTGCCCTCGGGTTCGAGGAGCTGAAAGGGCTGGATCTGAAGGGCAAAGTCGTCCTGATGCTCCGTTACGAGCCACAGGAGAAGGACGACGCCTCCCCCTTCGCCGGGAAGAAGCCGAGCCGCTGGTCGGGGCTCCGCTACAAGGTCCTCCAGGCGCGCGAGCGCGGCGCGGCGGCGGTGATTTTCGCGACGGGGCCGCTCCAGGACGAGGGCCAGGACAAGGTCCCGGCGCTCAAGAACGACGGACCCGAGAGTCCCGCCGGAATCCCCGTCCTGCAAGTCAAGACTTCCGTGGCGCAGAAGTGGCTCGACCGCGCCAAGATGGATCTGAAAACCTTCCAGGAAACGGTGGATCGGGATCTGGTTCCGCGCTCGGTCGATGCCGTCGGGATCGACGTCGCCGGCCGAGTGGCGCTCGACGCCACCTACGCCGAGACGGCGAACGTGGCCGGAAAGCTCCCGGGGCGCGGAAGCCTCGCCCAGGACGTCGTCGTGATCGGAGCGCACTACGATCATCTGGGGATGGGCGGCGAGCGCTCGATGCGCCCCAACGAGACCGCGATCCACAACGGCGCCGACGACAACGCTTCCGGAGTCGTCGCGGCGCTTCAGATCGGCACGGAGCTGCGCAAGCTCCTGGAAACGGCTCGCGAGCGCCGGACCGTCGTGGTGGCGCTCTTCTCCGGCGAGGAGGTCGGCCTCGCCGGGTCTTCTTATTTCGTCGATCACCCTCCTTTTCCGCTGATGCGGACGATCGCGATGATCAACCTCGACATGGTGGGCCGGCTGCGCGACAACCTGCTCGCGGCGCTGGGCTCCGATTCGGCGCCGGAATGGAAGGCGGAGATCGACCGGGCCCGCCAGGCGGCGGGCCTGGAGGTGACGGCCCACGGAGACGGCTACGGCCCCTCGGACCAGACGAGCTTCTACGCTTCCGGCGTTCCGGTGCTCCATCTCTTTACCGGCGCCCACGAGCAGTACCACACGCCGGACGACGACGCGAGCACCCTGGATGCGGAAGGCGCGGCGCGGATCACGGAATTCGCCGTGGAGCTTGCCCGGCACCTTTCCCAGGAACCAATCCGGCTGACCTATAACAAGTCCGGATCGGCTCCGTTCTCGAGCGGGGACAGCCGGGGCTACGGCGCTTACCTCGGCACCGTGCCCGATTACCGTGCGATGGAAGCCACGGAGGGAGGCGTCCTGCTCGCCGACGTCCGCAAGGACGGCCCCGCCGATCGCGCCGGCATCCGCGGCGGCGATCGGATCGTCGAGATGGCCGGGACCCGGATCGAGAATCTCTACGACATGACCTACGCCTTGCAGGATCACAAGCCGGGCGAGACGATCACCGTCGTCGTGGTGCGGCAGGACAAGCCGAGCACGTTTCGCGCCACGCTCGGCGACCGGGCCGCGATGACCAAGGAACCGGCACCGGCCGCCTCCCCGGGCACACCGGCCCCGGCCGCATCGACCGCCGCCAAGCCGGCGGCGCCCGCCGCGGAGTCCGCACCTTCCAAATCGGCTCTCCCGGCTGCTCCCGGATCGCCCGCGTCCGCGCATGACACGCCAACGCCGTCTGCCGAAGGCGCGGTCGCATCCTTTTACGAGGGAAGGCCCGGGCCCGATTTCCAGGTAGGCGCCGGCAAGCCGTACGGCAAGATCGTGGAGGGAGAGCGCCATCTGAAGGAGATTCGCCAGCTCACTTTCGGCGGGGAAAACGCCGAGCCTTACTTCGCCCCCGACGGGCGCCAAGTGATCTTCCAGGCCACCCCTCCGGGGGGCGGCTGCGATCAGGAGTTCATCCTGGATCTGGCGACGGGCGCGATCCGCAGAATCTCGAGCGGCAAGGGGCGCACGACCTGCGGCTACTGGGACTGGCCCGAGGCCGACCGGGTCGTCTACTCCACCACGGAAGGAGCGGGAGCGTCGTGCCCGCCGCCGCCGGATCATTCGCAAGGGTACGTCTGGGCCCTCTACGACAGCTACGACATCGTCGAGGCCAAACCCGACGGGTCGGGGGTTCGGCGGCTGACCGAGACGCCGGGATACGACGCCGAGGCGACCTGGTGCCACCGCGGCGGCAAGCTGATCTTCACCTCCGACCGGAACGGCGACTTGGATCTCTATGTGATGGACGAGGCCGGCGAGACGAAGCGGATGACGCACGAGGAGGGGTATGACGGCGGCGCCTTCTTCAGCCCCGACTGCTCCGAGATCGTCTGGCGCGCCAGCCGCCCGCAAGGGCCGGAGCTCGAAGAGTACCGGCAGCTCCTGAAGAAGGGGCTGATCCGCCCCCACTCCCTGGAGATCTATATGATGAAGGCCGACGGCACCGGCGCCCGCCCGCTGACCTCCAACGGCGCCGCCAACTTCTGCCCGACCTTCACCGCCGACGGCAACCGGATCCTCTTCTCATCCAACATGGGCCCCGGCGGCAAGCGCGAGTTCGATCTCTATCTCGTCGGCCGCAACGGAGGCGAGCCGGAGCGCATCACCTTCAGCCCCGGCTTCGACGGCTTCCCCCACTTCAGCCCCGACGGCCGCTGGCTCATCTGGTCGTCCAACCGCGCCGACCCCGCCTCGCACGAGACCAATCTCTTCATCGCCCGCTGGGCGGATTAG
- a CDS encoding proline iminopeptidase-family hydrolase: MGLTACRDRSVAPAAKASSYLDYTGRTDLLGGGVRMIPIQTPKGTFRVWTKRVGNNPRMKVLLLHGGPAATHEYFEAFDSYFPAAGIEYYYYDQLGSAYSDQPNEPELWDLPRFVEEVEQVRQALGLDRDSFYLLGHSWGGILAMEYALRYQQHLKGLIISNMMSSIPAYNDYARTVLMPAMDQSALAEIKRLEATGKTEEPRYMELLMPNHYGQHVLRMPAAQWPDPVNRAFQHLNRAIYVPMQGPSELSAQGKLIHWDRTSDLGKIAVPTLVIGARYDTMDPAHMEMMAGKVRRGRYLFCPNGSHLAMYDDQKIYVDGVIQFVRDVDAGRF; this comes from the coding sequence ATGGGGCTGACGGCCTGCCGTGACCGCTCCGTCGCCCCCGCGGCAAAGGCTTCGAGCTATTTGGATTACACCGGACGGACCGATCTGCTCGGTGGCGGCGTGCGGATGATTCCGATCCAGACGCCGAAGGGCACGTTCCGCGTCTGGACCAAGCGCGTGGGCAACAATCCCAGGATGAAGGTGCTGCTGCTGCACGGCGGGCCGGCGGCGACGCACGAGTACTTCGAGGCCTTCGACAGCTACTTCCCGGCCGCCGGCATCGAATACTACTACTACGATCAGCTGGGCTCGGCCTACAGCGATCAGCCCAACGAGCCCGAGCTGTGGGATCTGCCGCGTTTTGTGGAAGAAGTCGAGCAGGTGCGGCAGGCGTTGGGGCTCGACCGGGACAGTTTCTACCTGCTCGGGCACTCCTGGGGCGGGATCCTCGCCATGGAGTATGCGCTCCGGTACCAGCAGCACCTGAAGGGGCTCATCATCTCGAACATGATGTCCAGCATCCCGGCCTATAACGACTACGCCCGGACCGTGCTGATGCCGGCCATGGACCAGAGCGCGCTGGCGGAGATCAAGCGGCTCGAAGCTACGGGGAAGACCGAAGAGCCGCGCTACATGGAGCTGCTGATGCCGAACCACTACGGGCAGCACGTGTTGCGGATGCCGGCGGCGCAGTGGCCGGACCCGGTGAACCGGGCCTTCCAGCACCTCAACCGGGCAATCTACGTGCCGATGCAGGGACCGAGCGAGCTCAGCGCCCAGGGCAAGCTGATCCACTGGGATCGGACGAGCGACCTCGGGAAGATCGCGGTGCCGACGCTGGTGATTGGCGCGCGGTACGACACGATGGACCCGGCGCACATGGAGATGATGGCCGGTAAGGTGCGAAGGGGACGATATCTTTTCTGTCCGAACGGCAGCCACCTGGCCATGTATGATGATCAGAAGATTTACGTCGACGGAGTCATCCAATTCGTCAGGGACGTGGACGCAGGTCGCTTTTGA
- a CDS encoding DoxX family protein — translation MPIGTSIRQAYSWLDTILPRWMAREGVILLRLSLGIVFFWFGVLKFFPDLSPAQELATRTMGALTLGRVPPAVCLPVLAVWECLIGVGLLSGLFMRATLLLMFVQMVGTITPMFLFPDEVFLRFPYAPTLEGQYIIKNLVLISAGVVIGATVRGGKLIADP, via the coding sequence ATGCCGATCGGGACATCGATTCGACAGGCTTACAGCTGGCTGGATACGATCTTGCCGCGCTGGATGGCGCGGGAAGGTGTCATCCTCCTGCGCCTGAGCCTGGGCATCGTCTTCTTCTGGTTCGGCGTTCTCAAGTTCTTTCCCGACCTCAGCCCGGCGCAGGAGCTGGCGACCCGCACGATGGGTGCCCTGACCCTTGGCAGGGTGCCGCCGGCCGTATGCCTGCCGGTGCTGGCGGTTTGGGAGTGTCTCATCGGGGTGGGGCTGTTGTCGGGCCTGTTCATGCGCGCGACCCTTCTTTTGATGTTCGTGCAAATGGTCGGCACCATCACGCCGATGTTCCTTTTCCCGGACGAGGTCTTCCTGCGGTTCCCTTATGCGCCGACCCTGGAGGGTCAGTACATCATCAAGAACCTGGTGCTCATCAGCGCCGGCGTGGTGATTGGTGCCACCGTGCGCGGCGGGAAGCTCATCGCCGATCCATAA
- a CDS encoding Bax inhibitor-1/YccA family protein, whose product MAYKTGNPGLNAKTFERLPIPAVSSDRMTLQGAVNKSFALLFILLVTAAWAWSRFFETRDSGFASRIALFGAVGGFVVGLIVVYRKTLAPYLAPVYAGFEGVALGGISAIFEQRYPGIAIQAVGLTFGVLAALLIAYSSRLIRPSENFKLGVVSATGGIAILYLLSLDLGFFGINVQYIYDSGPIGILFSLFVVIVAATNLVLDFDFIESGVKRGVPKYMEWYAAFGLLVTLVWLYLEILRLLGKSRRR is encoded by the coding sequence GTGGCCTACAAGACAGGCAACCCGGGTCTAAACGCCAAGACGTTCGAGCGACTCCCCATCCCTGCCGTGTCGAGCGATCGCATGACACTGCAGGGCGCGGTCAATAAGTCTTTCGCTCTTCTCTTCATCCTCCTGGTGACAGCCGCTTGGGCGTGGTCACGATTCTTTGAAACTCGCGATTCAGGCTTCGCCTCACGGATCGCCCTGTTTGGCGCGGTTGGCGGGTTCGTCGTCGGTTTGATCGTCGTTTACCGCAAGACCCTGGCACCGTACCTTGCTCCGGTATACGCTGGCTTTGAAGGTGTTGCCCTCGGCGGAATCTCCGCCATTTTCGAGCAGCGATACCCAGGCATAGCGATCCAGGCCGTGGGTTTGACCTTCGGCGTGCTGGCAGCACTGCTGATTGCCTACTCCTCCAGGCTTATCCGCCCGTCCGAGAATTTCAAGCTGGGAGTGGTCTCCGCGACCGGAGGCATCGCAATCCTCTACCTCTTGAGCTTGGACCTGGGTTTCTTCGGCATCAACGTGCAATACATTTACGACAGCGGCCCCATCGGCATCCTGTTCTCCTTGTTCGTCGTCATCGTGGCCGCCACCAATCTGGTGCTCGATTTCGATTTCATCGAGTCAGGCGTGAAGCGTGGCGTTCCCAAGTACATGGAGTGGTATGCCGCATTCGGATTGCTCGTCACGCTGGTTTGGCTGTATCTCGAGATTTTACGGCTCTTGGGGAAGTCCAGACGACGGTAG
- a CDS encoding DUF1737 domain-containing protein, producing MSTKRRSTSSPPRGLPVYRLLTGVDDAVFCHRVSEALALGYELYGPPAATFNGDEVIVAQAVIWPSIRRARAKAKP from the coding sequence ATGAGCACGAAGCGACGGTCGACAAGCTCGCCGCCCCGCGGCCTGCCCGTGTATCGGCTTCTGACCGGAGTGGACGATGCTGTGTTCTGTCACCGGGTCAGCGAAGCTCTGGCGCTCGGCTACGAGCTGTACGGGCCTCCGGCGGCCACGTTCAACGGCGACGAGGTCATCGTCGCGCAGGCGGTCATCTGGCCTTCGATCCGGCGGGCGCGGGCGAAAGCGAAGCCATGA
- a CDS encoding MmcQ/YjbR family DNA-binding protein, producing the protein MASCRSGMNKEDRVLGQVRKLCLSLPESREVDSWGHPNFRAGKRTFAAFEWIQGRPSITFRLDPAEVEWRLPLKSFFATPYGRGRWVSAWADGSLN; encoded by the coding sequence ATGGCCAGCTGTCGGTCTGGGATGAACAAGGAGGATCGGGTCCTCGGGCAGGTGCGCAAGCTCTGCCTGTCGCTGCCGGAGAGCCGCGAAGTGGATTCGTGGGGGCATCCGAACTTCCGGGCCGGCAAGAGGACGTTCGCCGCGTTCGAGTGGATCCAAGGGAGGCCTTCGATTACCTTCCGGTTGGATCCCGCGGAGGTCGAGTGGCGGCTTCCTCTCAAGAGTTTCTTCGCGACGCCCTACGGCCGCGGCCGGTGGGTCAGCGCATGGGCGGATGGATCGCTCAACTGA
- a CDS encoding cysteine hydrolase, which yields MAKMSRRDLIRVAAGGGLAAIAFRGTRAGAATDPQGTKMATQDAPTGRVVTIEAKPEPIPIDTAKTAVLVIDMQNDFGSKGGMFDRAGIDISGIQKAVGPTAQVIASARAAGMKIAYLKMGYRADLSDLGAPDSVNRVRHLRLNVGKVVRAPDGRESRILIRDTWNTDVVPQLAPRAGDLIVQKTRFSGFYETDLDARLRKLDIKHLIVTGCTTSICVDSTVRDAMFRDYACILLADCMAEPIGQGLPRSNHDASLLAVEVLLGWVSGSAQFIKALELRPSE from the coding sequence ATGGCGAAGATGAGCCGGCGTGATCTGATTCGCGTCGCGGCCGGCGGTGGGCTGGCAGCGATAGCATTTCGCGGCACTCGCGCGGGAGCTGCGACTGACCCCCAAGGGACGAAGATGGCCACCCAGGATGCGCCCACAGGCCGTGTAGTCACGATCGAGGCGAAGCCGGAGCCGATCCCGATCGATACGGCGAAGACGGCGGTGCTCGTGATCGACATGCAGAACGACTTCGGGTCCAAGGGGGGCATGTTCGATCGCGCCGGGATTGACATCTCGGGCATCCAGAAGGCCGTCGGACCCACAGCGCAAGTCATCGCCTCTGCCCGGGCCGCAGGCATGAAGATCGCCTACCTCAAGATGGGCTATCGTGCCGATCTTTCCGATCTGGGCGCTCCCGACTCGGTGAACCGGGTTCGGCATCTGCGGCTGAATGTGGGTAAGGTGGTCCGAGCTCCCGATGGCAGGGAGAGTCGGATTCTGATTCGTGACACCTGGAACACGGATGTCGTCCCCCAGCTGGCGCCGCGGGCCGGCGATCTCATCGTCCAAAAGACGCGGTTCAGCGGTTTCTACGAGACCGACCTGGATGCCAGGCTCCGAAAGCTCGACATCAAGCACCTGATCGTGACGGGCTGCACGACGAGCATTTGCGTGGATTCGACGGTCCGGGACGCCATGTTCAGGGACTATGCGTGCATCTTGCTCGCGGACTGCATGGCCGAACCCATCGGGCAGGGGTTGCCGAGAAGCAATCACGACGCCTCGCTCCTGGCTGTTGAAGTGCTGCTCGGCTGGGTGTCGGGCTCTGCCCAGTTCATCAAGGCCCTCGAGCTGCGCCCGTCTGAATAG